From Denticeps clupeoides unplaced genomic scaffold, fDenClu1.1, whole genome shotgun sequence, the proteins below share one genomic window:
- the LOC114782098 gene encoding LIM/homeobox protein ttx-3-like isoform X1, whose amino-acid sequence MTLNWICRPLLQMSILCVLAVGSKSLTGSSYWLQDRRGMGHVSAAASANIIWSRPMCSLLSADPQLRSGHEECDVTLLPGHLYCMEGQSLFCQSHYHSNSITPPFPSPVNQMQQDLGEAESVQSPKLPQEESAVMGTTSGHTKRIRTCFRNEQLRALESYFALKHNPDGKDWSCLSHKTGLPKRVLQVWFQNARAKLRRSLSADMGLESPTGSVSSETYSKHAQELQTSTINQSELSLLVPPAGDTKQCSAKKPMGYRNAVCLGYSAQEESNLSLNVDLREPGEGNWDSLAMAKQPYYC is encoded by the exons ATGACTCTGAACTGGATATGCAG GCCCCTTCTGCAGATGAGCATTTTATGTGTGCTGGCTGTGGGGAGCAAGTCACTGACAGGTTCATCTTACTGGCTGCAGGACAGGCGTGGCATGGGGCATGTCTCCGCTGCAGCCAGTGCCAAT ATTATTTGGAGTCGGCCAATGTGCTCGCTGCTCTCAGCTGATCCCCAGCTCCGCTCTGGTCATGAG GAGTGTGATGTGACTTTGCTTCCTGGCCACTTGTACTGCATGGAGGGGCAGAGTCTCTTCTGTCAGTCTCATTACCATAGCAACAGTATTACACCTCCATTCCCAAGTCCAGTCAATCAAATGCAGCAAGATT TGGGAGAGGCGGAGTCAGTTCAGAGTCCTAAGCTACCACAGGAGGAGAGTGCTGTCATGGGCACGACCAGCGGACATACTAAGCGAATTAGAACCTGTTTCCGTAACGAGCAGCTGAGGGCCCTGGAGTCGTACTTTGCCCTAAAGCACAACCCTGACGGCAAGGACTGGAGCTGCCTGTCTCATAAGACTGGCCTTCCCAAGAGAGTCTTACAG GTATGGTTTCAGAATGCTCGTGCTAAACTTAGACGCTCACTATCAGCTGACATGGGACTGGAATCTCCAACAGGTTCTGTTAGCTCTGAGACTTATTCAAAGCATGCCCAGGAACTCCAAACTAGTACCATCAACCAGTCAGAGCTCTCCTTACTGGTCCCACCTGCTGGTGACACCAAACAATGCTCTGCCAAGAAACCAATGGGATACAGAAATGCAGTATGTCTGGGCTACAGTGCTCAGGAGGAATCAAATCTATCTCTAAATGTTGATCTCAGAGAACCAGGAGAAGGCAATTGGGATAGCCTTGCGATGGCAAAACAGCCATATTACTGTTAG
- the LOC114782098 gene encoding LIM/homeobox protein ttx-3-like isoform X2, with amino-acid sequence MCSLLSADPQLRSGHEECDVTLLPGHLYCMEGQSLFCQSHYHSNSITPPFPSPVNQMQQDLGEAESVQSPKLPQEESAVMGTTSGHTKRIRTCFRNEQLRALESYFALKHNPDGKDWSCLSHKTGLPKRVLQVWFQNARAKLRRSLSADMGLESPTGSVSSETYSKHAQELQTSTINQSELSLLVPPAGDTKQCSAKKPMGYRNAVCLGYSAQEESNLSLNVDLREPGEGNWDSLAMAKQPYYC; translated from the exons ATGTGCTCGCTGCTCTCAGCTGATCCCCAGCTCCGCTCTGGTCATGAG GAGTGTGATGTGACTTTGCTTCCTGGCCACTTGTACTGCATGGAGGGGCAGAGTCTCTTCTGTCAGTCTCATTACCATAGCAACAGTATTACACCTCCATTCCCAAGTCCAGTCAATCAAATGCAGCAAGATT TGGGAGAGGCGGAGTCAGTTCAGAGTCCTAAGCTACCACAGGAGGAGAGTGCTGTCATGGGCACGACCAGCGGACATACTAAGCGAATTAGAACCTGTTTCCGTAACGAGCAGCTGAGGGCCCTGGAGTCGTACTTTGCCCTAAAGCACAACCCTGACGGCAAGGACTGGAGCTGCCTGTCTCATAAGACTGGCCTTCCCAAGAGAGTCTTACAG GTATGGTTTCAGAATGCTCGTGCTAAACTTAGACGCTCACTATCAGCTGACATGGGACTGGAATCTCCAACAGGTTCTGTTAGCTCTGAGACTTATTCAAAGCATGCCCAGGAACTCCAAACTAGTACCATCAACCAGTCAGAGCTCTCCTTACTGGTCCCACCTGCTGGTGACACCAAACAATGCTCTGCCAAGAAACCAATGGGATACAGAAATGCAGTATGTCTGGGCTACAGTGCTCAGGAGGAATCAAATCTATCTCTAAATGTTGATCTCAGAGAACCAGGAGAAGGCAATTGGGATAGCCTTGCGATGGCAAAACAGCCATATTACTGTTAG